The stretch of DNA ACTGTAGAGCACTTAACACTGCTCGCCCAGATTTGCCCCCTCGAACCCTACAGCTTCTCTGACTTCTAACTACACTAACAGGCGTGAAAAATGAACGTTCTCTTTTCCATCTTCCTCGAAACCTTCAACGACCCCATCGGCCACCAGCCCGTCCCCCCTTCCGCTCTGGAAGATTACAAAGACAAACTCCCCAACCAACTCCTGACCTACTGGCAAGACCACGGCTGGTGCGGCTACGGCGGCGGCCTGTTCTGGATGGTCAACCCGAAGGAATACGAAGATGTCGTCGCCTTCTGGCTGTCAGGCACTGACTTCGAGACCCGCGACACCTACCACCTCATCGCGCGCAGCGCTTTCGGCGAGCTGTATCTCTGGGGCGAAGAAACCGGGTCAGTCCTGACCATCACTGCCTACGCATCCCGCTACATCGATGGCGCCTACAGCTCGACCGACGAGGAACGGGACGCGAAGATCCAGGGCCTGCTCATGTGGGTACTGACTGAAGGCATCGACCTGGACCTGTTCGAGGCCGCGAGGGAAACGCTGGGCACCTTGGCGCCTGACGAGATGTATGGCTTCGTCCCGGCGTTGATGCTGGGCGGGCCTGCAAAGCTGGCCAATCTGCAGCGGCTCAAGGCCGACGTGCATCTGATCCTGCTTTCCCAGTTGGGCGAACTGGAGCCTTACGAATTCGAT from Pseudomonas putida encodes:
- a CDS encoding GAD-like domain-containing protein, which codes for MNVLFSIFLETFNDPIGHQPVPPSALEDYKDKLPNQLLTYWQDHGWCGYGGGLFWMVNPKEYEDVVAFWLSGTDFETRDTYHLIARSAFGELYLWGEETGSVLTITAYASRYIDGAYSSTDEERDAKIQGLLMWVLTEGIDLDLFEAARETLGTLAPDEMYGFVPALMLGGPAKLANLQRLKADVHLILLSQLGELEPYEFDDEEDE